The proteins below are encoded in one region of Polypterus senegalus isolate Bchr_013 chromosome 2, ASM1683550v1, whole genome shotgun sequence:
- the LOC120524329 gene encoding olfactory receptor 6N1-like, with protein sequence MSNASLTTSSVEQFIIVGLPGFQDHENKLLFFVIFLIAYLLICLGNLSILATFMLDENLHKPMYMLICTLSVFDLTFSTITVPRALAVLMFDTSVISFAACFAQLYLYHSVGSSQTFLLMLMAYDRFVAICNPLFYPTIMTNRFLLKQIGLCWLGGFIMLITPLVLALRLPFCGPNKVRHLYCDHTSVVKLACTDISVNSYVTLTIGLSIMFFPLAYIVYSYIQIITSVLKIASSEGRAKAFSTCGTHLLVIFIFIFTAAGVYISYRIPGTSEDTRIMAAVLQTIIPPLLNPVIYCLRNKEIRDSFVKIVKRCKISP encoded by the coding sequence ATGTCTAATGCAAGCCTGACAACGTCATCAGTGGAGCAGTTCATTATCGTTGGCTTACCAGGATTTCAGGATCATGAAAACAAACttctattttttgtaatattcttgATTGCCTACCTTTTAATTTGCCTGGGGAACCTCAGCATTCTTGCCACATTCatgctggatgaaaacctgcacaaGCCCATGTATATGCTGATTTGCACTCTGTCAGTGTTCGACCTTACTTTTTCAACTATTACAGTCCCGAGAGCACTAGCAGTTTTAATGTTCGATACCAGTGTGATATCATTTGCTGCTTGTTTTGCTCAACTGTACCTTTACCATTCTGTAGGTAGTTCTCAGACTTTTCTCTTAATGCTGATGGCATATGACAGATTTGTGGCCATCTGTAATCCCTTGTTTTACCCCACCATTATGACCAACAGATTCCTTCTAAAGCAGATTGGTTTGTGTTGGCTTGGTGGATTCATCATGCTCATTACTCCTCTCGTTTTGGCTCTCAGGCTGCCCTTCTGTGGTCCTAATAAAGTCAGGCATCTCTATTGTGACCACACCTCAGTGGTCAAACTGGCTTGTACTGACATTTCAGTCAACAGCTATGTGACTTTGACCATCGGTCTGTCCATTATGTTCTTCCCTTTGGCTTATATTGTGTATTCCTACATACAGATCATCACATCTGTGCTAAAAATTGCCAGTTCTGAAGGACGCGCCAAGGCGTTCTCTACCTGTGGGACACACCTGCTGgtaatttttatctttattttcactgcAGCCGGTGTCTACATTTCATATCGGATCCCAGGAACTTCTGAAGATACGCGCATAATGGCAGCTGTGCTGCAGACCATAATTCCACCATTGCTGAACCCTGTTATATACTGCCTGAGGAATAAAGAGATTAGAGACAgctttgttaaaattgttaaaaggtgtaaaatatcacCATAG